ACAGGATTTTGCAAGAAAATTACTTGTTTTTCGATACATTTTTGCTGTTGCAAAAACACTCAAAATGACGTAATTTTCTTATATCGAACTTACGTGAAATTGAATTCGTAATGGAGGGTTGTAAAAGACCATTGCAATCCATCAATCCCACTTGTAGATTATCCTATTGGACATGATAAAGCTTGAAGAAATAACTTCAATTCCCACTTTTTCCAGTCAGTTGGAAAATAAGATATTGTATTCCGATCATGCCAATCCTATTTCGGTATCCTACCAATCTACGTATACCCTTAAATATGTTATTGATGGCGTAAAAAAGTACAACTACAATAACCAGGATATAACGGTCTCAAAAAATCAATATTTGCTTCTCAATAATGATAGCCATATTACGACCGAGGTAAAAAAGGGAACAAAAGGCCTTTCACTCTTTCTATCCCCGGAACTGATCAATGAAATATCCCATTTTTACACTGGTGGTAACCATACTTTTAACTTTCTGGAAGTAACTCAGGGAGAATCGACTTTTCAGGTAAGCCACTTATTGAATACAATGGCCTATCTCTATGAAAACAACAAAATCCTTTTAAAGGAGCAAATGGAGGATTTGTTTATTAAGGTATCCGAACTGATCGTTCAAGAGCAAGTTTCGATCAATGATAATTTTGTAAAATTAAGGATAGTAAAACAGGATACTAAAAGAGAGTTGTATAAACGCATTGTTGCGACCAAGGAATATTTGAATGACAATCTTCAAAAAAAGATTTCGCTGGATGCCATGAGCAGGGATATTGGGATCAGTAAATATTATCTACACCGACTTTTCTCTGAATTCAATGGAAAGACACCGAATGGTTATTTGACAAAAATCCGTTTGGAGCGTGCAAAAAATAAACTTCGAACTTCAAAAGACCCCATTTCTGAAATTGCAATGGCCTGCGGTTTTGATCATACGGCTTACTTTTCAAACCTATTTAAGAAACACACAGGTCTTTCGCCGAGTCAATTCAGAAAATCATTGTAAAATCAGCAAGATTTTATAATTCCACATTACACCACCATACTATTTTTGGTGCTGGGAAATCCAATCGAAATGATTGAAAGAATAGCGCATATTACAGATTTACATTTGGACGAGGAATTTCCTTTTAACGACCAAGTATCGGCAAGAAAACGATTGGATGCCATTTTAAGGGATATCAAAGGAGAAAACATAGATTATATTATATGCACGGGCGATATTGGGGAAAACGAAGGGATTCCCTATTTCTTTGAGCAAGTAAAAAGCAATACGCTAAGTATTACCTTGGGTAATCACGACAAATTTGATGCGATATCCAAATACCATGATGTAGGAGCAGACCATACCTCAAAAAAAATTTACAGGAGCACGCTCAAAGCGTATTATAAATTTATTTTTTTGGATTCTTCCTCTGGAACTATCGATGGTCAGCAACTCGATTGGTTAAAAAAAGAGCTCATATCAACTAAACCTATTGTCATTTTCATGCACCATCCAATAATTGGGCTCAATGTAAAAGTTGATGAAATTGGAAAACTTAAAAACAGAAATGAGCTTACCGATATACTAACGGGGACAACCAACGTGATTCACATTTATTGTGGTCATTATCATATGGAAGATACCTTGGTCCATAAAAACATCATACAGTACATAACACCTGCCGTTGCTTTTCAAATTAAGAAGAGTTCTGATTCCATAACGTTGGACACGTCCATCTCCGGTTATAGGATCATTCAAATCGAAAAATCCGAAATTTCTTCAAAAGTCAAGCTTTTAAGCAATGCAGACTAAAAAGCAATCCTTCATTGAAAGTTTATTGAATGTAACCGTGGGCTTTTTGCTCACAATAATTTCATTGCACCTTCTATTCCCACTTTTAGGAATAGAAAATCATTCTGGAAAAAATATATTGATCACACTGTATTTAACCATTTTGAGCATTTTAAGGAATTATATTTTAAGGCGGTACTTTAATAAGAAAGCAACTTCAAGATCGTAATCCATAAATCTTATAAAATTAACTGCGGTAACAGGGCCGCTCAAGAACGTCAGCGGGGATTTTCCATTAGACTTGTATTTGCTAATTTTAGGGTTAGCCCATCCGCAGCGACCTGCGTTTGGCAATTCGGGCTCAACAGATTTGGTACACGACCATTGACCTTATTTGAAAACCCCAAAAAGACTATGAACAAACAGAATAGTCTATTTTTCCAACTGTCCAAAACTTCAAGAAAAAATACGGCAAAAAGAATTGAAAAAAGTTCATCAAATAGTGACATTTTACAATACGAATTGCCTACCTTAATCCAAGAAGAATACAACTCCATATCATATAGTAATACCCATAAAAACAACAGGCTTAAGGGCGTTGACCACAAATGGACGAATTTCCAAAAATAGAAACCGAAAGGTTGGTTTTAGGCAAATTAAAAGCAGCGGACATTCCGGCTATTGTAAAGCACGCATCAAATAAAAGCATATCGGATTTTACCCTTAACCTGCCTTTTCCCTATAGCGAGAAAGATGCAATTTATTGGATCAATTTGGCAAACCAGGGTTTTAAGGATGGAACAAATATCATATTTGGGATCAAACGTAAAAGCGATAATCAATTTATAGGTGGAATTGGACTGACCATAGCGCGAAGATTCAATAGGGCGGAAATTGGCTATTGGATTGCAGAACCCTTTTGGCGGAAAGGTTATGCCACCGAAGCCACAAAATCCATCATAAAATATGGATTTGAGCATCTTGATCTGAATAAATTTACATCATCCTATTTGGCAAAAAATCCTGCTTCAGGAAAAGTGATGGAAAAGAGCGGGATGACAAAGGAAGGTGAGCTAAAGGAACACATACGTAAAGCATCGGAATACCATGATTTAATCGTATTTGGACTGACGAAAGAACAATTTGAAAAAACCAATGGATAAAAACCCGAACAAACCGTTTGAATCCGTTTGCCCTAATTTATAGATCCAATGATTGAATTGGTACATAAACTTCCCGAGTTGGACGTTAAACTGATCGAGCTTCTTGAAAGCTTGGATAAAAGCGATTGGAACCAACAGACCGTTGCGAAACTTTGGACCGTTAAAGATGTTGTGGCCCACCTATTGGATGGGAACATCCGCGTATTATCAGGGCTTAGGGACGACCATAAGTTTGATAGCCCCAAAATTGGTTCCTACCAAGACCTGTTGGACTTTCTCAATCAATTAAACGCAGATTGGGTCCTCGCCATGAAAAGGGTGAGTCCTGAAATGCTGATAGATTTGCTTAAACACACTGGAAAGCCCTTTTGTGACTATTATGCCTCGTTGGACCCATTTGACAAAGCCGTATTTCCGGTTGCTTGGGCAGGGGAAAGTGAAAGCAAAAACTGGATGCACATAGCCAGGGAATACACGGAAAAGTTTTTGCACCAACAACAAATCAGGGATGCGGTCGGAGTGCAGGGTATTATGACCAATGAGTTTTACCTCCCTTTTCTGGATGTTTGTATGTATGCATTGCCACATACGCTTAGGGAGGTTAAAGCGGATAAAGGAAGTATAGTTCAAATGAACATAACCGGAGCTGTCCATGGAGATTGGTCCGTGCGATTTAATGGAAAGAACTGGGAACAAATCGAGTTGATTTCAGGGTCTACGGTCGAGGTAGAAGTTTCAATAGATTCCTATGCGGCCTGGAAGCTCTTTTCAAAAAGCCTTCGC
The sequence above is a segment of the Muricauda sp. SCSIO 64092 genome. Coding sequences within it:
- a CDS encoding helix-turn-helix domain-containing protein yields the protein MIKLEEITSIPTFSSQLENKILYSDHANPISVSYQSTYTLKYVIDGVKKYNYNNQDITVSKNQYLLLNNDSHITTEVKKGTKGLSLFLSPELINEISHFYTGGNHTFNFLEVTQGESTFQVSHLLNTMAYLYENNKILLKEQMEDLFIKVSELIVQEQVSINDNFVKLRIVKQDTKRELYKRIVATKEYLNDNLQKKISLDAMSRDIGISKYYLHRLFSEFNGKTPNGYLTKIRLERAKNKLRTSKDPISEIAMACGFDHTAYFSNLFKKHTGLSPSQFRKSL
- a CDS encoding metallophosphoesterase family protein yields the protein MIERIAHITDLHLDEEFPFNDQVSARKRLDAILRDIKGENIDYIICTGDIGENEGIPYFFEQVKSNTLSITLGNHDKFDAISKYHDVGADHTSKKIYRSTLKAYYKFIFLDSSSGTIDGQQLDWLKKELISTKPIVIFMHHPIIGLNVKVDEIGKLKNRNELTDILTGTTNVIHIYCGHYHMEDTLVHKNIIQYITPAVAFQIKKSSDSITLDTSISGYRIIQIEKSEISSKVKLLSNAD
- a CDS encoding GNAT family N-acetyltransferase; the encoded protein is MDEFPKIETERLVLGKLKAADIPAIVKHASNKSISDFTLNLPFPYSEKDAIYWINLANQGFKDGTNIIFGIKRKSDNQFIGGIGLTIARRFNRAEIGYWIAEPFWRKGYATEATKSIIKYGFEHLDLNKFTSSYLAKNPASGKVMEKSGMTKEGELKEHIRKASEYHDLIVFGLTKEQFEKTNG
- a CDS encoding maleylpyruvate isomerase N-terminal domain-containing protein, whose protein sequence is MIELVHKLPELDVKLIELLESLDKSDWNQQTVAKLWTVKDVVAHLLDGNIRVLSGLRDDHKFDSPKIGSYQDLLDFLNQLNADWVLAMKRVSPEMLIDLLKHTGKPFCDYYASLDPFDKAVFPVAWAGESESKNWMHIAREYTEKFLHQQQIRDAVGVQGIMTNEFYLPFLDVCMYALPHTLREVKADKGSIVQMNITGAVHGDWSVRFNGKNWEQIELISGSTVEVEVSIDSYAAWKLFSKSLRPHDLADKISIQGNLELGKVATEMVSFMA